The Virgibacillus sp. MSP4-1 genome has a segment encoding these proteins:
- a CDS encoding 50S ribosomal protein L7ae-like protein, with the protein MSYEKVAQDKSKAVIGTKQTMKALKSDQVSEVFVAEDAERKVTDRVVRLAEDLNTPVVYVDSMKQLGKACGIDVGAATVAIKK; encoded by the coding sequence ATGTCTTATGAAAAAGTAGCACAGGATAAATCGAAAGCAGTAATAGGTACAAAACAGACGATGAAGGCTTTAAAGAGCGACCAGGTTTCAGAGGTATTCGTTGCAGAGGATGCTGAACGAAAAGTAACTGATAGGGTAGTCCGCCTGGCTGAAGATTTAAACACCCCCGTAGTATATGTGGATTCCATGAAGCAATTGGGAAAAGCATGCGGGATTGATGTTGGTGCAGCTACCGTCGCAATAAAGAAATAA
- the rpsJ gene encoding 30S ribosomal protein S10 gives MAKEKIRIRLKAYDHRILDQSAVKIVDTAKRSGANVSGPIPLPTERSVYTVLRAVHKYKDAREQFEMRTHKRLIDIVNPTPQTVDSLMRLDLPSGVDIEIKL, from the coding sequence ATGGCAAAAGAAAAGATTCGTATTCGTTTGAAAGCATATGATCACAGAATTTTGGATCAATCAGCTGTAAAAATCGTGGACACTGCGAAGCGTTCTGGTGCTAATGTTTCAGGGCCAATTCCGCTTCCAACAGAAAGATCGGTTTACACAGTTCTTCGTGCTGTACACAAGTACAAGGATGCTCGTGAGCAGTTTGAAATGCGCACACATAAGCGTTTAATTGACATTGTGAACCCAACTCCACAGACAGTTGATTCACTTATGCGTTTGGATCTTCCGTCTGGCGTGGATATTGAGATAAAACTATAA
- the fusA gene encoding elongation factor G, whose translation MAREFSLERTRNIGIMAHIDAGKTTATERILFYTGRIHKIGETHEGASQMDWMDQEQERGITITSAATTAQWKDHRINIIDTPGHVDFTVEVERSLRVLDGSVAVLDAQSGVEPQTETVWRQATTYHVPRIVFVNKMDKVGADFLYSVSTLHDRLGANAQAVQLPIGAEDEFEGIIDLVTMEAFYYMDDLGTRTESRPIPDEYKEQAEEYRGKLVEAVAELDEDLMMKYLEGEEITNEELKQAIRTATLNVEFYPVLVGSAFKNKGVQLLIDAVIDYLPSPLDVPPIEGKDRETEEEVVRKADDNEPFSALAFKVMSDPYVGKLTFFRVYSGTLSSGSYIKNSTKDKRERVGRILQMHANSREEISTVYAGDIAAAVGLKDTGTGDTLVAEKSNIILESMEFPEPVISVAIEPKSKADQDKMSVALGKLAEEDPTFKAETNTETGQTIISGMGELHLDIIVDRLKREFKVEANIGSPQVAYRETFRASAEVEGKFVRQSGGRGQYGHVWVKFEPNDEGAGYEFVDKIVGGVVPREYIPSVDQGIQEALENGVLAGYPLIDVKATLYDGSYHDVDSNEMAFKVAASMAVREAKNKCNPVLLEPMMKVEVVIPEEYMGDIMGDVTSRRGRVEGMEGRGNAQVVNAFVPLSEMFGYATSLRSNTQGRGTYTMHFSHYEEVPKSISDEIIKKNNG comes from the coding sequence ATGGCTAGAGAGTTCTCCTTGGAAAGAACACGTAATATTGGGATAATGGCCCATATTGATGCCGGTAAAACAACCGCAACTGAACGTATTCTTTTCTATACAGGACGTATCCATAAAATTGGGGAAACTCACGAAGGTGCTTCCCAAATGGACTGGATGGATCAGGAGCAGGAACGCGGAATTACCATTACTTCCGCTGCAACAACTGCTCAGTGGAAAGATCACCGTATCAATATCATTGATACACCAGGACACGTGGACTTCACAGTAGAAGTTGAACGTTCATTGCGTGTTTTGGATGGCTCCGTAGCCGTACTGGATGCGCAATCCGGAGTGGAGCCGCAGACAGAAACGGTTTGGCGTCAGGCTACAACTTATCATGTACCTCGTATTGTTTTTGTTAACAAAATGGATAAAGTAGGGGCAGATTTCTTATATTCAGTAAGTACCCTGCATGACCGTTTGGGTGCAAACGCACAAGCGGTTCAACTTCCTATTGGTGCAGAAGATGAATTTGAAGGTATTATTGATTTGGTTACCATGGAAGCATTTTATTACATGGATGATCTTGGTACTCGTACCGAATCAAGACCTATTCCTGATGAATACAAGGAGCAGGCAGAAGAATACCGTGGCAAATTAGTGGAAGCAGTCGCTGAGTTGGATGAGGACCTCATGATGAAGTATCTTGAAGGTGAAGAGATTACGAATGAGGAACTTAAACAAGCAATTCGTACAGCTACACTAAACGTTGAGTTCTATCCTGTTCTTGTAGGTTCTGCCTTCAAAAACAAAGGGGTTCAATTACTGATTGATGCAGTTATTGACTATCTGCCATCTCCATTAGATGTACCTCCAATTGAAGGTAAAGACAGAGAAACAGAGGAAGAGGTTGTTCGTAAGGCGGATGACAATGAGCCATTCTCAGCTCTTGCCTTTAAGGTAATGTCAGACCCTTATGTTGGTAAACTTACATTCTTCCGGGTATATTCAGGTACGTTAAGCTCTGGTTCCTATATCAAGAACTCAACGAAGGATAAGCGTGAACGTGTAGGACGTATTCTGCAAATGCACGCAAACTCCCGTGAAGAAATTTCAACGGTATATGCCGGTGATATTGCTGCAGCTGTTGGTTTAAAAGATACAGGTACTGGAGATACTCTGGTTGCAGAGAAAAGTAATATTATTCTTGAATCCATGGAATTCCCAGAGCCGGTTATCTCTGTGGCTATCGAGCCAAAATCAAAAGCAGACCAGGATAAAATGTCCGTTGCCTTGGGTAAATTAGCTGAAGAGGATCCAACCTTCAAAGCTGAGACCAATACAGAAACGGGTCAGACCATTATCTCTGGTATGGGTGAGCTTCACCTTGATATTATCGTTGACCGCTTGAAGCGTGAATTTAAAGTGGAAGCAAACATTGGTTCACCACAAGTTGCTTACCGCGAAACCTTCCGTGCATCCGCCGAGGTTGAAGGTAAATTTGTTCGACAATCCGGTGGACGTGGGCAATATGGTCACGTTTGGGTTAAGTTCGAACCAAATGATGAAGGTGCAGGATATGAGTTCGTCGATAAAATTGTCGGAGGAGTTGTTCCTCGTGAATACATTCCATCCGTCGATCAGGGAATTCAGGAAGCTCTTGAAAACGGAGTTCTTGCAGGATACCCTCTTATCGATGTAAAAGCTACTTTATATGATGGTTCCTACCATGACGTTGACTCTAACGAGATGGCGTTTAAAGTGGCAGCTTCAATGGCTGTCCGTGAGGCGAAAAACAAATGTAACCCGGTTCTTCTTGAGCCAATGATGAAAGTGGAAGTTGTGATTCCTGAAGAATATATGGGTGACATTATGGGTGATGTTACATCCCGTCGTGGACGCGTTGAAGGTATGGAAGGACGTGGAAACGCACAGGTGGTTAACGCGTTTGTTCCATTATCAGAAATGTTTGGTTATGCAACGTCTCTACGTTCCAATACACAAGGACGCGGAACGTACACTATGCACTTCAGTCACTATGAAGAGGTACCAAAATCTATTTCTGATGAAATTATTAAAAAAAATAATGGATGA
- the rpsL gene encoding 30S ribosomal protein S12: MPTINQLVRKGRTTRTGKSDSPALNKGYNSHKKKMTDQSSPQKRGVCTRVGTLTPKKPNSALRKYARVRLTNGIEVSAYIPGIGHNLQEHSVVLIRGGRVKDLPGVRYHVVRGALDTAGVEGRQQGRSKYGTKRPKKK, encoded by the coding sequence ATGCCAACTATTAACCAATTAGTACGTAAAGGTCGTACAACCAGAACTGGAAAGTCAGACTCTCCAGCACTAAATAAAGGATATAATAGTCATAAAAAGAAAATGACTGATCAATCCTCACCACAAAAACGTGGCGTGTGTACACGTGTGGGAACACTAACCCCTAAGAAACCGAACTCAGCACTTCGTAAATATGCGCGTGTTCGTTTAACAAATGGAATTGAAGTTAGTGCCTACATTCCTGGTATTGGTCATAACTTGCAGGAGCACAGTGTTGTATTGATTCGTGGTGGTCGTGTTAAAGACTTGCCAGGTGTGCGTTACCATGTTGTGCGTGGTGCTCTTGATACTGCAGGTGTTGAAGGTCGTCAGCAAGGTCGTTCCAAATACGGCACAAAGAGACCTAAGAAAAAATAA
- the rpsG gene encoding 30S ribosomal protein S7, with translation MPRKGPVAKRDVLPDPIYNSKLVTRLINQIMVDGKRGTAQKILYKAFELVNERSGQDAMEVFEEAMKNVMPVLEVRARRVGGSNYQVPVEVRPERRQALGLRHIVLYSRQRGEKTMEERLANEILDASNNTGAAVKRREDMHKMAEANKAFAHYRW, from the coding sequence ATGCCTCGTAAAGGTCCAGTGGCAAAACGTGACGTACTGCCAGATCCAATTTATAATTCTAAACTTGTGACACGTTTGATTAACCAGATCATGGTTGACGGTAAACGTGGAACCGCACAAAAGATTTTGTACAAAGCGTTCGAACTAGTTAATGAACGCAGCGGACAAGATGCTATGGAAGTATTTGAAGAAGCGATGAAAAACGTAATGCCTGTACTTGAAGTTCGCGCCCGTCGTGTTGGTGGTTCAAACTATCAGGTACCAGTTGAGGTTCGTCCGGAACGTCGTCAGGCATTAGGTCTTCGTCATATTGTCCTTTACTCCCGTCAACGCGGTGAGAAGACAATGGAAGAACGTCTTGCAAACGAAATTCTTGATGCATCCAACAACACAGGAGCAGCAGTAAAAAGACGTGAAGATATGCACAAAATGGCAGAAGCCAACAAAGCATTTGCTCATTATCGCTGGTAA
- the rplW gene encoding 50S ribosomal protein L23: MKDPRDIIKRPVITEASADLMIDKKYTFEVDSKANKTEIKKAVEVIFGVQVDKVNTLNQKGKFRRMGRYGGYRPNRKKAVVQLTEDSKELDFFEGV; this comes from the coding sequence ATGAAAGATCCACGCGATATTATAAAGCGCCCTGTCATTACGGAGGCTTCAGCCGACTTGATGATTGACAAGAAATATACTTTTGAAGTTGATTCAAAAGCAAATAAAACAGAAATCAAAAAAGCGGTTGAAGTAATTTTTGGTGTTCAAGTAGATAAAGTAAACACATTGAATCAAAAAGGTAAGTTCAGAAGAATGGGACGTTACGGTGGATATCGTCCAAATCGTAAAAAGGCTGTTGTGCAGCTAACAGAAGACAGTAAAGAACTGGACTTCTTTGAAGGTGTATAA
- the tuf gene encoding elongation factor Tu produces MGKEKFDRSKSHINIGTIGHVDHGKTTLTAAITTALYNKTGTGEAMAYDTIDGAPEERERGITISTAHVEYETDTRHYAHVDCPGHADYVKNMITGAAQMDGAILVVSAADGPMPQTREHILLSRQVGVPAIVVFLNKVDMVDDEELLELVEMEVRDLLSEYDFPGDDIPVIAGSALKALEGEEEYVNKIFELMDAVDEYIPAPDRDTDKPFMMPVEDVFSITGRGTVATGRVERGQVKVGDDVEIIGLAEESSKTTVTGVEMFRKLLDYAEAGDNIGALLRGVAREDVNRGQVLAKPGSITPHTKFKAEVYVLSKDEGGRHTPFFSNYRPQFYFRTTDVTGVIQLPEGVEMVMPGDNVEMDVELISPIAIEDGTKFSIREGGRTVGAGVVSTIEK; encoded by the coding sequence ATGGGTAAAGAAAAATTTGATCGTTCCAAATCGCACATTAACATTGGAACTATTGGTCACGTTGACCATGGTAAAACGACTTTAACAGCAGCTATCACTACTGCTCTTTACAACAAGACAGGTACTGGTGAAGCAATGGCTTATGACACTATCGACGGTGCTCCAGAAGAGCGTGAACGTGGAATCACAATCTCTACTGCACACGTTGAGTATGAAACAGATACTCGTCACTATGCACACGTTGACTGCCCAGGTCACGCTGACTATGTTAAAAACATGATCACTGGTGCAGCACAAATGGATGGTGCGATTCTTGTTGTTTCTGCAGCTGATGGTCCAATGCCACAAACTCGTGAACACATTCTTCTATCCCGTCAGGTTGGTGTGCCAGCGATTGTTGTATTCCTAAACAAAGTTGACATGGTAGACGACGAAGAGCTATTAGAACTAGTAGAAATGGAAGTACGTGATCTTCTATCTGAATACGACTTCCCTGGTGACGACATTCCAGTAATTGCCGGTTCAGCTCTTAAAGCTCTTGAAGGTGAAGAAGAGTATGTAAATAAAATCTTTGAACTTATGGATGCTGTTGATGAGTACATTCCAGCTCCAGACCGTGACACTGATAAGCCATTCATGATGCCAGTTGAGGATGTATTCTCCATTACTGGTCGTGGTACAGTTGCAACTGGTCGTGTTGAGCGTGGACAAGTAAAAGTAGGTGACGATGTAGAAATCATCGGACTTGCTGAAGAATCCTCCAAAACAACTGTAACTGGTGTTGAGATGTTCCGTAAGCTTCTTGATTACGCTGAAGCTGGTGACAACATTGGTGCACTTCTACGTGGTGTAGCACGTGAAGATGTAAACCGTGGCCAAGTTTTAGCTAAGCCTGGTTCCATCACACCTCATACAAAGTTTAAAGCAGAGGTTTATGTACTATCTAAAGATGAAGGTGGACGTCACACTCCATTCTTCTCTAACTACCGTCCACAGTTCTACTTCCGTACAACAGACGTAACTGGTGTTATCCAGCTTCCTGAAGGAGTAGAAATGGTTATGCCTGGCGATAACGTAGAAATGGATGTTGAGCTTATTTCTCCAATCGCTATCGAAGACGGTACGAAATTCTCAATCCGTGAAGGCGGACGTACTGTAGGCGCTGGCGTTGTTTCTACAATTGAAAAGTAA
- the rplC gene encoding 50S ribosomal protein L3 → MAKGILGRKIGMTQLFSEEGEMVPVTVVQADPNVVLQTKTVENDGYEAVQLGIADKKEVRSNKPEKGHAEKANTNPKRYVREIRNTNLDDYEVGQEVKVNVFEPGEKIDVTGTSKGKGFQGAIKRHNQARGPMTHGSHYHRSPGAMGAIDPMHVFKGKKLPGQMGGNTVTIQNLEVVKVDEENNLLLIKGNVPGAKKSYVTITSAVKA, encoded by the coding sequence ATGGCGAAAGGAATCTTAGGTCGAAAAATTGGCATGACTCAGCTTTTCTCTGAAGAAGGAGAAATGGTTCCTGTAACAGTCGTTCAAGCTGACCCTAACGTAGTTTTACAAACAAAGACTGTTGAAAACGATGGTTATGAAGCTGTTCAATTGGGAATTGCCGATAAAAAAGAAGTTCGATCAAATAAACCTGAAAAGGGTCATGCTGAAAAAGCAAACACGAACCCTAAGCGCTACGTTCGCGAAATCCGTAATACAAATCTTGACGACTATGAAGTGGGTCAAGAAGTGAAAGTGAATGTTTTTGAACCTGGAGAAAAAATTGATGTAACAGGTACTTCTAAAGGGAAAGGGTTCCAAGGTGCCATTAAGCGGCACAATCAGGCCCGTGGACCAATGACACACGGTTCTCATTATCACAGAAGCCCAGGTGCAATGGGTGCCATTGACCCTATGCACGTATTTAAAGGGAAGAAGCTTCCTGGACAAATGGGTGGAAACACGGTTACTATTCAAAACCTTGAAGTCGTTAAAGTAGATGAAGAAAACAATCTACTACTTATTAAAGGAAATGTGCCAGGTGCCAAAAAATCTTACGTAACGATCACAAGTGCGGTAAAGGCGTAA
- the rplD gene encoding 50S ribosomal protein L4, whose amino-acid sequence MPKVALYKQDGSNAGDVELVEAVFGIEPNTHVLHEAVQSQQASLRQGTHKVKNRSEVSGGGRKPWRQKGTGRARQGSIRSPQWVGGGTVFGPTPRSYSYKLPKKVRRLALRSALSSKVKEESIYVLDNLSFDAPKTKEVVKMLEGLNVPEDTLIVTADSDENVERSANNIQGVKVLTVEQVNVLDLLTHDKLVITKDAAEKAGEVLA is encoded by the coding sequence ATGCCTAAAGTAGCACTATACAAGCAAGACGGCTCAAATGCTGGAGATGTAGAACTAGTAGAAGCTGTCTTTGGAATTGAACCAAACACTCACGTATTGCATGAAGCGGTTCAGTCACAACAGGCTTCTTTGCGTCAAGGTACGCATAAAGTGAAGAACCGTTCTGAAGTTAGTGGCGGAGGTCGTAAGCCATGGCGTCAAAAAGGAACAGGACGTGCGCGCCAAGGTTCTATCCGTTCACCACAATGGGTAGGTGGAGGAACTGTATTCGGTCCTACACCGCGCAGTTACAGCTATAAGCTTCCTAAAAAGGTTCGCCGTTTAGCATTAAGATCTGCACTTTCTTCTAAAGTAAAAGAAGAGAGCATTTATGTGTTAGATAACCTTTCTTTTGATGCACCAAAAACAAAAGAAGTTGTAAAAATGCTTGAAGGTTTAAATGTTCCGGAAGATACGCTAATTGTAACTGCTGACAGTGATGAAAATGTTGAGCGTTCAGCTAATAACATCCAAGGTGTTAAAGTGCTGACAGTTGAACAGGTGAACGTTCTTGACCTGTTAACTCATGACAAGTTAGTGATTACGAAGGATGCAGCCGAAAAAGCAGGGGAGGTGCTCGCATAA
- the rplB gene encoding 50S ribosomal protein L2 — protein sequence MAIKKFKPTSNGRRNMSASDFAEITTNKPEKTLLAPLSKRAGRNNQGRLTTRHQGGGHKRKYRIIDFKRDKDGIPGRVATVEYDPNRSANIALIHYADGEKRYILAPKGLKVGDEIQSGQGADIKTGNALELKDIPVGTIIHNVELKPGRGGQLVRSAGAQAQILGREGKYVLVRLASGETRMVLSSCRATVGQVGNIEHELITVGKAGRTRWQGKRPTVRGSVMNPVDHPHGGGEGRAPVGLPSPMSPWGKPTLGLKTRKRNKPSDKYIVRRRKKK from the coding sequence ATGGCGATTAAAAAATTTAAACCAACATCAAACGGTCGTCGTAATATGTCTGCATCAGATTTTGCTGAAATTACGACGAACAAACCTGAAAAAACCTTGCTTGCACCACTAAGCAAAAGAGCAGGTCGTAACAATCAGGGTCGTTTGACCACTCGTCATCAAGGTGGCGGCCATAAGCGTAAATACCGTATCATTGACTTCAAGCGTGATAAAGATGGTATACCAGGGCGCGTTGCCACTGTAGAATATGATCCAAACCGTTCTGCAAACATTGCACTTATCCATTATGCAGATGGTGAAAAGCGATATATCCTTGCACCTAAAGGCCTTAAAGTAGGCGATGAAATTCAATCAGGTCAAGGTGCTGACATAAAAACAGGAAATGCTTTAGAGCTTAAAGACATCCCTGTTGGTACAATTATTCACAACGTAGAATTAAAGCCTGGCCGTGGCGGACAGCTTGTTCGTTCAGCAGGAGCGCAGGCGCAAATTCTTGGTAGAGAAGGAAAATATGTATTAGTACGTCTTGCATCCGGCGAGACACGCATGGTTTTATCTTCCTGCCGGGCAACTGTAGGTCAAGTAGGAAACATTGAGCACGAACTTATTACTGTAGGTAAAGCTGGCCGTACTCGCTGGCAAGGTAAGCGTCCAACAGTACGTGGTTCTGTTATGAACCCAGTTGATCACCCTCACGGTGGTGGTGAAGGTCGCGCACCAGTCGGACTTCCATCTCCAATGTCACCATGGGGCAAACCTACACTTGGACTTAAGACTCGTAAACGTAACAAACCATCTGATAAATATATTGTACGTAGACGTAAGAAAAAATAG
- the rpoC gene encoding DNA-directed RNA polymerase subunit beta' — protein sequence MLDVNNFEYMKIGLAAPEKIRSWSYGEVKKPETINYRTLKPEKDGLFCERIFGPQKDWECHCGKYKRVRYKGIVCDRCGVEVTKSKVRRERMGHIELAAPVSHIWYFKGIPSRMGLVLDMSPRALEEVIYFAAYIVTDVGDTPLEKKQLLSEREYRQYRDKYGATFQAQMGAEAIRKLLQDVHLDEEVDMLKEELKTAQGQRRTRAIKRLEVLESFRNSGNDPSWMVLDVLPIIPPELRPMVQLDGGRFATSDLNDLYRRVINRNNRLKRLLDLGAPTIIVQNEKRMLQEAVDALIDNGRRGRPVTGPGNRPLKSLSHMLKGKQGRFRQNLLGKRVDYSGRSVIAVGPSLKMYQCGLPKEMAIELFKPFVMKELVDRGIAHNIKSAKRKIERLHPEIWDVLEEVIKEHPVLLNRAPTLHRLGIQAFEPTLVEGRAIRLHPLVCTAYNADFDGDQMAVHVPLSAEAQAESRILMLAAQNILNPKDGKPVVTPSQDMVLGNYYLTLERKNAVGEGKVFKDLDEALMAYRNGYVHLHTRVAVDAGSLNNKTFTEEQNNMLLLTTVGKLIFNNMLPNAFPYLNEPTADNLEVKTPEKYFVAKGTNIPEEISDREVIPPFKKGILGDIIAEVFKRYKITETSKMLDRMKDLGFEYSTKAGITVGVSDIVVLSEKQEILDEAQEKIDKVVKQFRRGLITGEERYDRVVAIWTEAKDDIQDKLMQSLESTNPIFMMSDSGARGNASNFTQLAGMRGLMANPSGRIIELPIKSSFREGLTVLEYFISTHGARKGLADTALKTADSGYLTRRLVDVAQDVIVREDDCGTDRGMFVSALKEGDEIIVPLIDRLIGRTAFKTHRHPETGEVLLRRNQYITEDKAKEIVNAGIEEVYIRSVFTCNTKHGVCKECYGRNLATGSEVEVGEAVGIIAAQSIGEPGTQLTMRTFHTGGVAGDDITQGLPRIQELFEARNPKGQAVISEIFGTVENINEVKDKLEIVVQGEVESKTYNVPYNARLKITPGDKVEAGQPLTEGSIDPKELLKVSGTKAVQKYILKEVQKVYRMQGVEISDKHIEVMTRQMFRKVRVVESGETDVLPGSLLETFQFRDANTKALRDGENPAVGKPVILGITKASLETDSFLSAASFQETTRVLTDAAIKGKRDELLGLKENVIIGKLVPAGTGMNRYRSIDMKKNVEPEVVSEEVNEEITTQ from the coding sequence TTGCTAGATGTAAATAATTTTGAATACATGAAGATAGGTTTAGCCGCACCTGAAAAAATTCGTTCCTGGTCTTATGGTGAGGTTAAAAAACCAGAAACTATTAATTATCGTACGTTAAAGCCGGAGAAAGACGGTTTATTCTGTGAACGAATTTTCGGCCCTCAAAAAGATTGGGAATGTCATTGTGGGAAGTATAAACGGGTGCGTTATAAAGGGATTGTTTGTGACCGCTGTGGAGTGGAAGTTACAAAATCCAAAGTACGAAGAGAGCGTATGGGGCATATAGAATTAGCTGCCCCTGTTTCTCACATTTGGTATTTTAAAGGAATTCCGAGCCGTATGGGTCTGGTACTGGATATGTCCCCTCGTGCGCTTGAGGAAGTCATTTATTTTGCGGCTTATATTGTAACTGATGTTGGTGACACACCACTTGAAAAGAAGCAATTGCTTTCCGAAAGAGAATATCGTCAATACCGGGATAAATATGGCGCAACATTCCAGGCTCAAATGGGAGCTGAAGCCATCCGCAAGCTTCTTCAGGATGTTCATTTGGACGAAGAAGTGGATATGCTTAAGGAAGAGCTGAAAACGGCACAGGGTCAGCGCAGAACCCGTGCCATTAAGCGCCTGGAAGTACTTGAATCCTTCCGTAATTCCGGCAATGATCCGTCATGGATGGTGTTAGATGTATTACCGATCATACCTCCAGAACTTCGACCAATGGTTCAACTTGATGGTGGCCGTTTTGCTACATCCGACCTGAACGATTTATACCGTCGTGTGATTAACCGTAACAACCGCTTGAAGCGTTTGTTGGACTTAGGTGCACCAACGATTATCGTTCAAAATGAAAAACGTATGCTTCAGGAAGCTGTAGATGCCCTGATAGATAATGGACGCAGAGGCCGTCCGGTTACAGGACCTGGAAATCGTCCGCTGAAATCCTTATCTCATATGTTGAAGGGTAAGCAGGGTCGTTTCCGTCAGAACTTACTAGGTAAACGTGTAGACTATTCTGGCCGTTCCGTAATTGCGGTTGGTCCGAGCCTTAAGATGTACCAATGCGGTCTGCCAAAAGAAATGGCTATTGAATTATTCAAACCATTCGTTATGAAAGAGCTTGTTGACCGCGGTATTGCTCATAATATTAAATCTGCAAAACGTAAGATTGAACGCCTGCATCCGGAAATTTGGGATGTTCTCGAAGAAGTCATTAAGGAACATCCGGTGTTATTAAACCGTGCACCAACCTTGCACAGGCTTGGTATTCAGGCATTCGAACCAACATTGGTAGAAGGCCGCGCCATTCGACTTCACCCATTAGTTTGTACAGCTTATAATGCAGACTTTGACGGTGACCAGATGGCTGTGCACGTTCCATTATCTGCGGAAGCACAAGCGGAGTCCCGTATTCTGATGCTTGCTGCTCAGAACATCTTAAATCCTAAAGATGGAAAACCAGTTGTTACCCCATCACAGGACATGGTGTTAGGGAACTATTATTTAACTCTTGAGAGAAAAAATGCTGTTGGTGAAGGTAAGGTATTTAAAGACTTAGACGAAGCTTTAATGGCTTATCGTAACGGCTATGTACACCTTCACACACGTGTTGCTGTAGATGCCGGGTCCTTAAATAACAAAACCTTTACGGAAGAACAAAACAATATGCTGCTTCTGACTACTGTCGGTAAACTAATTTTTAATAATATGCTGCCAAATGCATTTCCTTATCTGAATGAGCCGACAGCTGATAACTTAGAGGTAAAGACACCTGAAAAATACTTTGTTGCCAAGGGCACGAATATACCGGAAGAAATTTCTGATCGAGAAGTTATTCCTCCATTTAAGAAAGGTATTCTTGGAGATATCATCGCGGAGGTCTTTAAACGCTATAAGATTACAGAAACATCCAAGATGCTTGACAGAATGAAAGACTTAGGTTTTGAGTACTCGACGAAAGCAGGTATTACTGTTGGTGTATCTGATATCGTTGTTCTTTCTGAGAAGCAGGAAATCCTGGATGAGGCTCAGGAAAAAATCGATAAAGTTGTTAAACAGTTCCGCCGAGGCTTAATTACCGGTGAGGAACGTTATGATCGTGTGGTCGCTATCTGGACGGAAGCAAAAGACGATATTCAGGATAAACTGATGCAGTCTCTTGAATCGACAAACCCAATCTTTATGATGAGTGATTCCGGTGCACGTGGTAACGCATCAAACTTCACTCAGCTTGCAGGTATGCGTGGTCTGATGGCCAATCCATCCGGACGAATTATTGAACTTCCGATCAAATCCAGTTTCCGTGAAGGACTTACAGTACTTGAGTACTTTATTTCCACACACGGTGCCCGTAAAGGTCTTGCTGATACCGCGCTTAAGACCGCTGACTCCGGATATCTGACACGTCGTCTTGTAGATGTTGCGCAGGATGTCATTGTTCGTGAAGATGACTGTGGTACCGACCGCGGTATGTTCGTCAGTGCCTTAAAAGAAGGGGACGAAATTATTGTTCCATTAATCGACCGTCTTATCGGACGTACAGCCTTTAAGACTCACCGTCACCCTGAGACCGGTGAAGTCCTTCTTCGTCGTAATCAATACATTACTGAAGACAAAGCAAAAGAAATTGTTAATGCAGGTATTGAAGAAGTTTATATTCGTTCCGTATTCACATGTAATACAAAACACGGAGTATGTAAGGAATGTTATGGACGTAACCTCGCTACAGGTTCAGAAGTTGAAGTGGGAGAGGCAGTGGGAATCATTGCAGCTCAATCCATCGGCGAACCAGGTACACAGCTAACTATGCGTACCTTCCACACTGGTGGGGTAGCAGGAGACGATATCACACAAGGTCTTCCACGTATTCAGGAATTGTTTGAAGCAAGAAATCCTAAAGGTCAGGCCGTCATCAGCGAAATATTTGGTACGGTTGAGAACATTAATGAAGTGAAAGATAAACTTGAAATTGTTGTACAGGGTGAAGTCGAAAGCAAGACTTATAATGTGCCTTACAACGCACGACTAAAAATAACTCCAGGAGATAAAGTTGAAGCGGGTCAGCCGTTAACAGAAGGCTCTATTGATCCTAAAGAGCTGCTGAAGGTTAGCGGTACAAAAGCAGTTCAGAAGTATATTCTGAAAGAGGTTCAAAAAGTTTACCGTATGCAGGGTGTTGAAATCTCTGATAAGCACATTGAAGTTATGACACGTCAGATGTTCAGAAAAGTTCGTGTCGTTGAATCTGGTGAAACAGATGTACTTCCAGGATCACTGCTGGAAACATTCCAATTCAGAGATGCGAATACAAAGGCGCTTAGAGATGGAGAAAATCCTGCTGTAGGTAAGCCGGTTATTCTAGGTATTACCAAAGCATCCCTTGAAACAGATTCATTCTTATCAGCCGCATCCTTCCAGGAAACAACAAGGGTACTGACAGATGCAGCAATCAAAGGAAAACGGGATGAACTATTAGGCTTGAAAGAAAATGTGATTATTGGTAAACTTGTTCCTGCTGGTACGGGAATGAACCGTTACCGCAGCATAGATATGAAAAAGAACGTTGAACCTGAAGTTGTTTCAGAGGAAGTTAACGAAGAAATAACAACACAGTAA